The genomic window GTTGCAGTGAACGACATCGGCGCTGTCTCGTTCCTGGCCGATACGAAACTGACTGACCTGGTGGGCCTTTCAGACCTGGACTGCGGGCGGCTGAGATTGCGGAGGGACTATTCCGATGATATGGTACTCGGTCTCGCGGAAAAGAGGGGCGTGAGAACCGCCCTGGTTTATCGCGACTGGTTTTCGTCTCTCACATGGACTGAGGTCGGGCAGTGGAGAATAGCGGGGAACGTGGCTTGCGCGAAAGCCGACGTGTCCATCTGTGCGGTTGACTCATCGGCAGTTCGCGAACTTGTCCGCAATCTGAAGGCGTTCGCGCCAGACTTGCCCGCGGACGTCGAGCAGTCCGGCCTGTACACCCAGCAGTAGCTGCAGGCGAGGACCCGTTGGACCACGGATCTCGCGAATGAACTGACGGGTCGTCTTTGCACAGGTCGCCCTGGGAACTTGACTTGCCCGTCGAATCTCTGCGAATTGGCATGGTGGCAAGTGCGGTCCGCCTATAGTGGAAGCGCCATGCCCGCGCGAACCCGACCGGCATAGTGCTGACCAAGCCCGGCTCGTTTCTTGACTTACCCGGACGTCCGGCCTATAATCGCAGTTGAGGAACACCCATGCCCAAAAGAACATACCAACCATCCAACATCAGCCGCAAGCGTACTCACGGGTTCCGGGCCCGGATGCAGACGCCCGGAGGCCGCAACGTCATCAGCCGCCGCCGCGCAAAAGGCCGCAAACGCCTGGCCGTATGAATGACAGAGTCGCTGGCAAGAGCGGAAATCGTGCGCCGACGACGAGACGTTGCCCGGGTGAAGCGGGTGGGAATGAAGGTCGGTACTCGGTACCTCAGCCTGCGCTGCGCGCCGAGTCCTGATTCCCCGACCGACAATCCGGCCTTGCCCGACCTGCCCACGCGCCGCGTGGCGTTTCTGTTACCGCGCGGGGTTGGCAACGCGGTCGCCCGCAACCGTCTGAAGCGCCGTCTCCGCGAGATATTCCGCCGAAACAAGGAGTGGTTTCCGGCCGGGTACGATTATCTCATACAGCCGACGGTTGCTGCCGGGAAGCTGCCCTTCGCAGTACTGCTCGAACACACGCTGCGGGCAACGGAAGTACAGAGGACAAAGCAGCAAGGACAAAGCAATGGCTAGGCGCGAAGGCCAAGAAAGCCTCGACCTTTCCGTTTCGTCCTTTCCTCCTGGCTTGGTCCTTTGTCCATTCCGCTTTGTCTTTTCGTAGGCTGATGGCGACACTTCTCCAACTGCTCGTCCGGCTGTATCGCAGCACACTCGGTATCGTCCTTCCCAACTCCTGCCGCTATCAGCCAACCTGTTCGCAGTACGCGCTGGACGCAATTGCCGAATACGGCGCAGTCCGCGGCTCCTGGCTGGCAGTGAGACGTATCGCCCGTTGTCACCCCTGGGCCGCGGGCGGCGATGACCCGGTACCGACAGAAGGACCAAGGGCGAAGGACCAAGGACAGGGCCCGGACTTCGCCACCAAACGGAGAACGACCACCGCATGAGAAACGATCAACAGACGTCCAGCACGACGACCACCATCATTGGCTTCGTGCTGGTGGCCGCAATCCTTATCCTCTCGCAGATTTTCCTCCGGCCGCGAGCAACTCCACCCCAGCAGGCTGCGGCTCCGACTCAGCAGACCCAGCCGCAGGCTGCTCAGCCGGTTCAGGCAGGCCAATCGGACGTACCGGTGCTTCAGCCTGTCCAAGCGCAATCACTGGTTCCGCTTGCGGCCGAACCAGCGGCCGAGTCCATCGTCACGCTGGAGAACGAACTGGTGCGGCTGGAGTTCACGAGCGTCGGCGGCGCGGTCAGGTCAGTCTGGATGAAGAAGTACCAGGTGGAAGTCGTACCGCAAGGCAGGAACCTGCTGGGAACGGCTGTAGAACTGCCACAGGGCTGGGTCAGCACCGCCTCCACGCCGATGCAGGTGACGAGAAACGACAGCTCGGTCACGTTCACCGCGCGCTCCGACAGCCTGATCCTGACCAAGACCTTCAGTCTCGGCAAGGACTATACGCTCGACCACCGAGTCTCTGTCGCCGGCCCGGCCCGAGGTTTCGCCGTCGACGGCATGGCCGGGCTCGCCCTGACCGAGAAGAACCCCAAAGCGGAACTGATCCACTTCCACTTCTACGCACATGTGGGCAAGAAACTCCAGCAGACGCCGGCCGGCAAGCTGAAGAACCCGCAGGGGAAGTGTGACACCGCCGAGTGGGTCGGCGTGAAGTCGAGATACTTCCTGCTCGCGGTCATCGCCTGCGACCGGACCTTTGACTCGACCTACGCCGTTTCGGTTGACAGTGGCCGCCTGGGATTCAGCGCCGTAGTGAAGAACCCCTCGCCGGAGACCCAGTTCACGGTCTACCTGGGCCCGCTTGAGCACGCACGGCTGCGCGCGTTTGGCCTCGGGCTCGACAACGTCATCGGCCTCGGCTGGACCCGGCCGCTTGCCGTAGCGATGCTCTGGTTCCTGCGCCTGCTGTACACCATCGTGCGCAACTGGGGCCTGGCCATCATCGTCTTCGCGATACTGATGAAGCTGGCGTTCTATCCGCTGACCCGCACCCAGACCAAGCAGATGCGACAGATGCAGTTGCTGCAGCCCAAGATCAGCGAGCTGAAGGTGAAGTACAAGAACGACGCGCAGAAGCTCAACGCCGAAACGATGCAGCTCTACAAGCTGTACAAGATAAACCCGGCGTCCGGCTGCCTGCCGTTGCTGGTCCAGATGCCGGTGTTCTGGGCGCTGTACGCAGTTCTCAGCAACGCGATCGAACTCCGTGGGGCTGCGTTCGTGTTCTGGCTGAAGGACATGTCCGTGCCCGACGCGCTCTTTGGCCACCTGCCGCAAGGCCTGCCGATGGTCGGCGGTGCCGCAATCGGGCTAGTGCCGATACTCATGGGCGCGTCGTCTATCGTCCAGACACTGATAACATCGGCCGACAAGAAGAACCTCGCCATGACGATAATCATGCCGGTGTTCATTACCTTGATCTTCCTGAACATGCCGAGTGGCCTGCAGCTCTACTGGTTCATGTACAACGTCCTGTCCATCGGTGAGAGCCTGATAGCCATGAAGGGAGGTATGCCGTGGAGCAAACCCAAGAGTCGCAGGGAGCCGTCCCTGGCGACGGCGCCCCCTCCGAAGTAGCCGCGACCCCGCCTCCGGTGCCGCTTGAGCCGGAGTTGATACGGCAGGAGGTGCAGTTCCTCGCCCACCACATTGGCATCCGCGCCCGGGTGGAAGTGGAACTCCACCCTGAAGGTTACTACGCGAACATCCATGCCCGGCGCTCGAGCGGAATCATCATCGGTCGCCACGGCGCCACGCTCGAAGCCATCGGCTACGTCGTCCGGCTGATGGTGGCCAGGCACTATCCCAACGTGCCCAAGGTTATCGTTGACATTGCCGGCTACCGCCAGCGCCGCGCGAGCTTCCTGCGTGCCAAAGCCCAGGCCATCGCCAGAATCGTGCTCGAAAACGGCCGCGAGATGGAACTGGAGCCCCTCACCTTTGAGGAACTTGAAGTGGTCCAGGACGAACTGCAAAAGACGCCAGGAGTCCGGGCCCGTGCGGTCGGCGAAGGCTCACCGCGAGTGGTCATTCTCTCCCCGGCAAAGAAATGACCGGCCCGCGCCGGCGTCCGCGTCCATCCAACATCTTTCCGTCCCGATCTGATGGTCCTTCGTCAATGCTCCGCCGCTCGATTCCGGGGGCAGGCATTCGACGCTTGTCACCCGCCGACGGTCACTTCCGTGACATCATCTGCGCCGTGGCCACGCCACCCGGGACCGGAAGCATGGCCGTAATCCGGGTATCAGGCCACGGGGCATTCGCAATTCTCGACCGCTTCTTCCCGGAACGCAAACCCTCACGCCAGCATTCGCATACAGTCCGGCTCAACTGGCTCTGCACCGCAGCGATGGAACCGGTCGACCAGGTGCTGGTAACCGTGTTCCGAGCTCCCCGCTCCTACACCGGCGAGGACACGGCCGAGATATCCTGCCACGGCGGCACGGTTGCCGCTGACAGGGTGATGACAATGCTGCTTCGCGCCGGCTGTCGGGTGGCGGAGCCGGGGGAGTTCACACGCCGTGCAGTCCTGGCGGGCAAGATGAGCCTATCCCAAGCTGAGGCGGTTGCCGACATGGCCGAGGCCCGATCAGAAGCGGCCTTTCGGGGAGCGCTTGCGCGCTACCGCGGAGAGCTGTCTCGCCTCGTTGCCGGGATAGCAGAGGACCTGAAGGAACTGCAGACAGAGATGGAGTACAGCCTGGGATTCGATGAGCACGGCGGCAGCTGCGGAGCTGTACCCGCTTCCCGGATACGCCGCATTGAGAAGCATCTCACCGAGATTGTCGAATCGGCTGCGGAAAGTCGGCTTCTCATTGAGGGTGCAAACGTCGCCATCATTGGCCGGCCCAACGCCGGCAAGTCAAGCCTGTTCAACCAACTGGTCGAGGGCGAGCGGGCCATCACGAGCCGGGTCTCGGGCACGACCCGGGACCGGATTGACGCGACCGTTGTCCTGGCTGGGGTCCCGGTGCGGTTCGTTGATACTGCCGGGCTTACGGGCCGGGCCGGAACGCATCTGAGCCGGCTGGCCATCGTCCATACCAATCGGGCGGTAGAACAGGCCGACATCGTAATCGCGCTCTTTGACGGCTCCCGGCCGGCAGGCCCCTCTGACCGGATGGTGCTTGCGGCTGTCGGGAGCCGGCCCGCCATCTGCGTCCTGAACAAAGCTGACCTGCGACGCCGGTTCGACCGTTCGTTCGCCCACAGATTCCGGGCCGGGATGATGCCGGTCTCGTGCCGCACCGGAGCCGGCATTGCCGAGCTCCGAACGCACCTTGCCGGCATGCTGCGGGCCGGTCCGGGTCCGAAACTGATGGTGAACCGTCGCCAGCTTGAGGCGCTATCGGCCTGCCGCGACGCGCTGATCCGGGCCGGCTCTGCGCAGACCCTCGAAACCGCCGCTCTTGAAACCAGGTCGGCGGTTGATATGCTCAGTCAGGTTGATACTCCAGTGACCAGCCGCGACATACTTGACCGGGTCTTCGCCCGCTTCTGTGTAGGGAAGTAATATGGAACGTATCGCGCTCTATGTTGAGGATACACCGGGCATGGCGACTGCGGCCGCGTGGGCCTTGCGCCTGGCCAAAGGCATGTCGTGCCGAGTGTTTGCGCTGTCGGTCATCAACCCTGACGCGCCACGCCGCAGAGACACCCAGACGTCCGACGCCGAAGAACGCGCCTGGAGCCAGTTGTACGAAATCGAGGACGACGCGTTCCAGAAGGATGTCCGCATCTCGCTGCTGCTCGAGACCGGCGATCCGCTGCAGAAACTGGTCAGTCTCAGCACCAGCTACGATGCCGAACTGGTAGTCGCCAGCGCGGATTGCCGACTTACCTGTTCCGAGCTCGTTCGCCAGAGCAGCCGGCCGGTCGTGTTCGTGAAATAACCCATGGAGGTACGTTGATGGCGAAGATATCCGAGCTGCTGCCCCGCTCGGCAATTGTGCTCAGCCTGCAGTCGAAGGAGAAGTTCGCTGTGATAAACGAACTGGTCCACCCGCTCGTGGCGGCCGGCGCCATCACCGAGGAATCGGAGTTCGTTTCGGCCATTGTCCGGCGCGAGAACATGGAAAGCACCGGCATCGGCCTGGGCGTCGCGATTCCTCATGCCCGGACCAGGGCTGTCTCCAGTATCGTGCTCGCGTTCGGCCGGTCTGACTCGGGTGTTGACTTCAGCAGCCTGGACGGCAAACCGTCGCACCTCATCTTTCTGATTGCCGCACCGGAGGAACAGAAGACCGAGTACATCATGACCCTGGCGCGGCTCTCCAAACTACTGCGTAAGGACGACGTGCGCATCGGCCTGAACAAGGCCGGCTCACCCGACGACGTCATGCGGGTGATCTTGCAGCATGAGTCCTAGCCCGTATTCAAGGAAAATCGGCCGACTGCAGCTGACCGCAGTTCTCGGGGACATCACCGAGCAGGAGACCGACGCCGTCGTTAACGCCGCCAACAACCACCTCTGGATGGGGTCGGGCGTGGCCGGGGCCATCAAGGCCAAAGGCGGCGGGGTGATCGAGCGCCAGGCGATGCAGCTCGGTCCGATTGAGCCGGGACAGGCCGTGACGACCTCGGCCGGCAGCCTCAAAGCCCGCTACTGCATCCACGCCGCGGCTATGGGCCAGGACCTCGCTACCAGCGCCAACCTCATATCGAAGGCGACTCGGAGCTCCTTGAGTGAAGCTGCGAGGCTGGGCATCGACTCGATTGCGTTCCCCGCGCTCGGAACCGGGGTCGGCGGCTTTCCGGCCGACGCCTGCGCGCGTCTTATGGTGGCTGCCGCGCTCAGCCATGGGCGAACCAACCTGAAGCCCAGCTCGGTGACATTCGTGCTCCGCGACGAACCGGCACTCGGCAACTTCAGCGAAGCCCTTGGGTCAATCCCGGAACCCAATGCCTGACACTGGTTACTACCTGACCCGCTGCCGCGAGGAACTGGTCGGCTTGCTCGCCGCACAGGGCGTCAGCATTGCCCCGGCCGAGGTGCGCGATGTCGAGGGCGGCATCGAGGCCGATCTCGCGGTACCCCTGTTCCGCATCGCCAAGGAACGAGGCGAGAATCCTCAGGCACTTGCCGAACGCCTCGCCGGGGCGCTGCAACTCGAGGGGACGCGCTTTGCTTCTGCGACCGCACTCAAAGGTTATCTGAACCTGGGATTCAATAGGGCACGCTTCGCGCAGGAAGTCATCGCCGACTTCAGCCGGAACCCGGAACGGTACGGCAGCTCCGGAGCCGGGATGGGTCACTCCATAGTCATCGACTACTCATCTCCGAACATCGCCAAGCCGTTCTCGGTCGGCCATCTCCGCTCTACTATCATCGGCCAGGCACTGCACAACATCCTGAGTTTCCTCGGCTACCAGGTCATTGGCGACAACCACCTTGGGGACTGGGGGACGCAGTTCGGCAAACTCCTCTGCGCGTTCAACCGCTGGGGCAGCGAAGAGGAACTCGAACGCAACCCGACCGCCCACCTGCTCAGCCTGTATGTCCGGTTCCACGAGGAGGCGAAGGCGAATGCCGGCCTCGAACTCGAAGCCCGGGACTGGTTCCGTCGGCTCGAAACCGGCGACGACAATGCCCGTTCGCTCTGGCAGCGTTTCGTCAAGCTAAGCACGACCGAGTTCGGCCGCATTTATGACCT from candidate division WOR-3 bacterium includes these protein-coding regions:
- a CDS encoding 50S ribosomal protein L34 yields the protein MPKRTYQPSNISRKRTHGFRARMQTPGGRNVISRRRAKGRKRLAV
- the rnpA gene encoding ribonuclease P protein component yields the protein MTESLARAEIVRRRRDVARVKRVGMKVGTRYLSLRCAPSPDSPTDNPALPDLPTRRVAFLLPRGVGNAVARNRLKRRLREIFRRNKEWFPAGYDYLIQPTVAAGKLPFAVLLEHTLRATEVQRTKQQGQSNG
- the yidD gene encoding membrane protein insertion efficiency factor YidD, translated to MATLLQLLVRLYRSTLGIVLPNSCRYQPTCSQYALDAIAEYGAVRGSWLAVRRIARCHPWAAGGDDPVPTEGPRAKDQGQGPDFATKRRTTTA
- the yidC gene encoding membrane protein insertase YidC, translated to MRNDQQTSSTTTTIIGFVLVAAILILSQIFLRPRATPPQQAAAPTQQTQPQAAQPVQAGQSDVPVLQPVQAQSLVPLAAEPAAESIVTLENELVRLEFTSVGGAVRSVWMKKYQVEVVPQGRNLLGTAVELPQGWVSTASTPMQVTRNDSSVTFTARSDSLILTKTFSLGKDYTLDHRVSVAGPARGFAVDGMAGLALTEKNPKAELIHFHFYAHVGKKLQQTPAGKLKNPQGKCDTAEWVGVKSRYFLLAVIACDRTFDSTYAVSVDSGRLGFSAVVKNPSPETQFTVYLGPLEHARLRAFGLGLDNVIGLGWTRPLAVAMLWFLRLLYTIVRNWGLAIIVFAILMKLAFYPLTRTQTKQMRQMQLLQPKISELKVKYKNDAQKLNAETMQLYKLYKINPASGCLPLLVQMPVFWALYAVLSNAIELRGAAFVFWLKDMSVPDALFGHLPQGLPMVGGAAIGLVPILMGASSIVQTLITSADKKNLAMTIIMPVFITLIFLNMPSGLQLYWFMYNVLSIGESLIAMKGGMPWSKPKSRREPSLATAPPPK
- a CDS encoding KH domain-containing protein, with the translated sequence MIRQEVQFLAHHIGIRARVEVELHPEGYYANIHARRSSGIIIGRHGATLEAIGYVVRLMVARHYPNVPKVIVDIAGYRQRRASFLRAKAQAIARIVLENGREMELEPLTFEELEVVQDELQKTPGVRARAVGEGSPRVVILSPAKK
- the mnmE gene encoding tRNA uridine-5-carboxymethylaminomethyl(34) synthesis GTPase MnmE — protein: MTGPRRRPRPSNIFPSRSDGPSSMLRRSIPGAGIRRLSPADGHFRDIICAVATPPGTGSMAVIRVSGHGAFAILDRFFPERKPSRQHSHTVRLNWLCTAAMEPVDQVLVTVFRAPRSYTGEDTAEISCHGGTVAADRVMTMLLRAGCRVAEPGEFTRRAVLAGKMSLSQAEAVADMAEARSEAAFRGALARYRGELSRLVAGIAEDLKELQTEMEYSLGFDEHGGSCGAVPASRIRRIEKHLTEIVESAAESRLLIEGANVAIIGRPNAGKSSLFNQLVEGERAITSRVSGTTRDRIDATVVLAGVPVRFVDTAGLTGRAGTHLSRLAIVHTNRAVEQADIVIALFDGSRPAGPSDRMVLAAVGSRPAICVLNKADLRRRFDRSFAHRFRAGMMPVSCRTGAGIAELRTHLAGMLRAGPGPKLMVNRRQLEALSACRDALIRAGSAQTLETAALETRSAVDMLSQVDTPVTSRDILDRVFARFCVGK
- a CDS encoding universal stress protein; the encoded protein is MERIALYVEDTPGMATAAAWALRLAKGMSCRVFALSVINPDAPRRRDTQTSDAEERAWSQLYEIEDDAFQKDVRISLLLETGDPLQKLVSLSTSYDAELVVASADCRLTCSELVRQSSRPVVFVK
- a CDS encoding PTS fructose transporter subunit IIA — protein: MAKISELLPRSAIVLSLQSKEKFAVINELVHPLVAAGAITEESEFVSAIVRRENMESTGIGLGVAIPHARTRAVSSIVLAFGRSDSGVDFSSLDGKPSHLIFLIAAPEEQKTEYIMTLARLSKLLRKDDVRIGLNKAGSPDDVMRVILQHES
- a CDS encoding Appr-1-p processing protein, encoding MSPSPYSRKIGRLQLTAVLGDITEQETDAVVNAANNHLWMGSGVAGAIKAKGGGVIERQAMQLGPIEPGQAVTTSAGSLKARYCIHAAAMGQDLATSANLISKATRSSLSEAARLGIDSIAFPALGTGVGGFPADACARLMVAAALSHGRTNLKPSSVTFVLRDEPALGNFSEALGSIPEPNA